The Amycolatopsis viridis genome window below encodes:
- a CDS encoding MFS transporter: MFASLAVRNYRLFFSGQVISNIGTWMQRIAQDWLVFQLSGNNPVALGIAVALQFLPTLMLSLWAGVLADRVDKRKLCIAIQSGIGVQALVLGLLDVAGVVTLWQVYLLCFVLGIFSSLDVPARQSFVAEMVGRKQISNAVALNSSVFNMARIVGPAIAGFGITWVGTGWMFLANAVSTLAVVTGLLLMNPDQLFRGPAVARAKGQLREGLAYVRGRSDLVSLMVLVFFVSTFGITFFTSLAIIAGNVFGTQADGYGLLSTLIAVGTFTGSLMAARRGARGKPSVRLLLVAAFSLGAVEFVAGFMPTYLAFGIALIPLGFATITFLNTANSLVQTSVSPEMRGRVMGLYVLVLIGGNPIGGPMVGWMADTFGGRSPFLIGGVLSAVTAVACAVVLVRRGGMARPVELAGLRVLSGRGGQAARTRRVR, translated from the coding sequence ATGTTCGCCTCCCTGGCGGTGCGCAACTACCGGCTGTTCTTCTCCGGCCAGGTGATCTCCAACATCGGCACCTGGATGCAGCGCATCGCGCAGGACTGGCTCGTCTTCCAGCTCTCCGGGAACAACCCGGTGGCCCTCGGGATCGCCGTTGCGTTGCAGTTCCTGCCGACCCTGATGCTGTCCCTGTGGGCCGGCGTCCTGGCCGACCGCGTGGACAAGCGCAAGCTGTGCATCGCCATCCAGAGCGGCATCGGGGTGCAGGCGCTGGTTCTCGGGCTGCTCGACGTGGCCGGAGTGGTCACCCTCTGGCAGGTCTACCTGCTGTGCTTCGTGCTGGGCATCTTCAGCTCGCTGGACGTGCCGGCCCGCCAGTCCTTCGTCGCGGAGATGGTGGGGCGCAAGCAGATCAGCAACGCCGTCGCGCTGAACTCGTCGGTGTTCAACATGGCCCGCATCGTCGGGCCCGCCATCGCCGGCTTCGGGATCACCTGGGTGGGCACCGGCTGGATGTTCCTGGCCAACGCGGTCAGCACGCTCGCGGTCGTCACCGGCCTGCTGCTGATGAACCCGGACCAGCTCTTCCGCGGGCCGGCCGTCGCGCGCGCCAAGGGACAGCTGCGTGAGGGCCTGGCCTACGTGCGTGGCCGCTCGGACCTGGTGTCGCTGATGGTGCTGGTGTTCTTCGTCAGCACGTTCGGCATCACGTTCTTCACCTCGCTCGCGATCATCGCCGGCAACGTGTTCGGCACCCAGGCCGACGGTTACGGCCTGCTGTCCACGCTGATCGCGGTGGGCACGTTCACCGGTTCGCTCATGGCCGCCCGCCGCGGCGCCCGCGGCAAGCCGAGCGTGCGGCTGCTGCTGGTCGCCGCGTTCAGCCTGGGCGCGGTCGAGTTCGTCGCCGGGTTCATGCCGACCTACCTGGCCTTCGGCATCGCGTTGATCCCGCTGGGGTTCGCCACCATCACGTTCCTCAACACGGCCAACTCGCTCGTGCAGACCTCGGTCAGCCCGGAGATGCGCGGCCGGGTCATGGGCCTCTACGTGCTGGTGCTGATCGGCGGCAACCCGATCGGCGGCCCGATGGTGGGGTGGATGGCCGACACCTTCGGCGGCCGCTCCCCGTTCCTGATCGGCGGCGTGCTCTCCGCGGTCACGGCGGTGGCCTGCGCGGTCGTCCTGGTCCGCCGGGGCGGCATGGCCCGGCCGGTCGAGCTCGCCGGGCTGCGGGTGCTCAGCGGCCGAGGAGGGCAGGCAGCACGGACCCGGCGAGTGCGCTGA
- a CDS encoding arylamine N-acetyltransferase family protein, protein MDVDAYLARIGARQPAAPTAETLRDLHEAHQLAVPFENLSVHLPERIVLDEDALFDKIVRRHRGGFCYELNGLFAALLRELGFRVTLLSARVHGGGRWGAPFDHLALRVGLDEPWLADVGFGRFARHPLRLAACEPQADPEGEFLVLDVPGGDLEIRMDGEPAYRLEQRPRELADFVPTCWWQATSPESHFTQNVVCTMPTSAGRITLAGDKLIETVDGKRAERELTGAEEVEAYRVHFGIDVNEAPVPGSFPAPGPRPFPN, encoded by the coding sequence ATGGATGTGGACGCGTACTTGGCCCGGATCGGCGCCCGGCAACCGGCCGCCCCGACCGCGGAGACGCTGCGGGACCTGCACGAGGCTCATCAGCTGGCGGTGCCGTTCGAGAACCTCAGCGTTCACCTACCTGAGCGAATCGTGCTGGACGAGGACGCGTTGTTCGACAAGATCGTGCGGCGGCACCGGGGCGGCTTCTGCTACGAGCTGAACGGCTTGTTCGCCGCGTTGCTGCGCGAGCTGGGGTTCCGGGTCACCCTGCTGAGCGCTCGCGTGCACGGCGGCGGGCGGTGGGGCGCGCCGTTCGACCACCTGGCGCTGCGTGTCGGCCTGGACGAGCCGTGGCTGGCCGATGTCGGCTTCGGCCGCTTCGCCCGCCACCCGCTGCGGCTGGCGGCGTGCGAGCCGCAGGCCGATCCCGAGGGTGAGTTCCTGGTGCTGGACGTGCCGGGCGGCGACCTGGAGATCCGGATGGACGGCGAGCCCGCCTACCGGCTGGAGCAGCGGCCACGCGAGCTGGCCGACTTCGTCCCGACCTGCTGGTGGCAGGCCACCTCGCCGGAGTCGCACTTCACCCAGAACGTGGTGTGCACGATGCCCACCTCCGCCGGCCGCATCACGCTGGCCGGCGACAAGCTGATCGAGACGGTGGACGGCAAGCGGGCCGAACGGGAGCTGACCGGCGCGGAGGAGGTCGAGGCGTACCGGGTGCACTTCGGGATCGACGTGAACGAGGCCCCGGTGCCCGGATCGTTCCCGGCACCGGGGCCTCGCCCGTTCCCGAACTGA
- a CDS encoding superoxide dismutase translates to MARYELPDLDYDYGALAPHISGEINELHHSKHHAAYVKGANDTLDKLAEARDKGDFGSIVGLETTLAFNLAGHANHVVWWKILSPEGGDRPTGELASAIDDAFGSWDKFQAQFTAVATTIQGNGWAALSWDPVGKTLITQQLRDHHNNLILPTVPILLVDVWEHAFYLDYKNVKADYVKALWNVYNWAEISKRFDNAVSGGNGLLL, encoded by the coding sequence ATGGCCCGCTACGAGCTTCCTGACCTCGACTACGACTACGGCGCGCTCGCCCCGCACATCTCGGGTGAGATCAACGAGCTGCACCACAGCAAGCACCACGCGGCTTACGTCAAGGGGGCCAACGACACCCTGGACAAGCTCGCGGAGGCTCGGGACAAGGGCGACTTCGGCTCGATCGTCGGCCTGGAGACCACGCTGGCGTTCAACCTGGCCGGGCACGCCAACCACGTGGTGTGGTGGAAGATCCTGTCCCCCGAGGGTGGCGACCGGCCGACCGGCGAGCTGGCTTCGGCGATCGACGACGCGTTCGGCTCCTGGGACAAGTTCCAGGCGCAGTTCACCGCCGTCGCCACGACCATCCAGGGCAACGGCTGGGCCGCCCTGTCGTGGGACCCGGTGGGCAAGACGCTGATCACGCAGCAGCTGCGCGACCACCACAACAACCTCATCCTGCCGACCGTGCCGATCCTGCTGGTCGACGTGTGGGAGCACGCCTTCTACCTCGACTACAAGAACGTCAAGGCGGACTACGTCAAGGCGCTGTGGAACGTCTACAACTGGGCGGAGATCAGCAAGCGCTTCGACAACGCCGTTTCCGGCGGCAACGGCCTGCTCCTCTAG
- a CDS encoding biliverdin-producing heme oxygenase has translation MVAPLAVDLDLNRTPFSTTLRESTRRAHDRAHHSRYMRELFNGDLDLPDYARLAAQYWFIYQAIEEAADAMRGDPVGGRFVFDELRRLPALAADLEFLHGEHWRGRIEPVPATEDYVHRIRSVAFDWAGGYVAHHYTRYLGDLAGGQAVRKLLAEVHGVAGPGALFYRFDDIGSVPAFRRRYKALLDTTPWTEAERTRIVTEALVAFEFNIAVLDDLAK, from the coding sequence ATGGTGGCTCCCCTCGCGGTTGACCTGGACCTGAACCGGACCCCGTTCTCGACCACCCTGAGGGAATCGACGCGGCGCGCCCACGATCGGGCGCACCATTCGCGGTACATGCGCGAGCTGTTCAACGGCGACCTCGACCTGCCCGACTACGCCCGGCTGGCGGCCCAGTACTGGTTCATCTACCAGGCGATCGAGGAGGCCGCCGACGCCATGCGCGGCGACCCGGTGGGCGGCCGGTTCGTGTTCGACGAGCTGCGCCGGCTGCCTGCGCTGGCCGCCGACCTGGAGTTCCTGCACGGCGAGCACTGGCGCGGGCGGATCGAGCCGGTCCCGGCCACCGAGGATTACGTGCACCGGATCCGGTCGGTGGCGTTCGACTGGGCCGGTGGCTACGTCGCGCACCACTACACGCGCTACCTCGGCGACCTCGCCGGCGGTCAGGCGGTGCGGAAGCTGCTGGCCGAGGTACACGGCGTGGCGGGTCCGGGCGCGCTGTTCTACCGCTTCGACGACATCGGCAGCGTCCCGGCCTTCCGCAGGCGGTACAAGGCGCTGCTCGACACCACCCCGTGGACCGAGGCCGAGCGCACCCGCATCGTGACCGAGGCGCTGGTCGCGTTCGAGTTCAACATCGCGGTGCTCGACGACCTGGCGAAGTGA
- a CDS encoding glutamate--cysteine ligase yields the protein MGKDVSAESFTHRDRARYRHKLQRCLDTLARMLADDGFSFPRRHIGLEVELNLVDDRLRPSMSNTAVLAALDDESFTTELSQHNIELNVPPRPLAGKSAIELEHELVSYLADADSRATTAGARLAVIGILPTLTEDHFDQKWITDNTRYTLLNDQIFAARGENMTLTMDGAPLGGHNPERLRTHSESILPEAACTSVQLHVQVAPDEFATHWNAAQCLAGVQVAVGANSPFLLGKALWHETRIPLFLQATDTRPEELRNQGVRPRVWFGERWITSIFDLFEENVRYFPGLLPETVSEDPLDALDAGQAPKLTELMLHNGTVWRWNRPVYDVVDGKPHLRVENRVLPAGPTVLDMMANAAFFYGAQRALAEAERPVWTQMSFQAAEENLYAGARNGFDAQLYWPGQGWVPPDELVLRVLLPLAAEGLRSADVCEAAIDRYLGVIEQRCLTRRNGAWWQRATVTAAEERGADRETALSTMLGRYLELSRGGTAVHTWQVDPE from the coding sequence ATGGGCAAGGACGTGTCGGCGGAGAGCTTCACCCACCGGGACCGGGCGCGGTACCGGCACAAGCTCCAGCGGTGCCTGGACACCCTGGCCCGCATGCTCGCCGACGACGGCTTCTCGTTCCCGCGTCGGCACATCGGGCTCGAGGTCGAGCTGAACCTGGTGGACGACCGGTTGCGGCCGTCGATGTCCAACACCGCCGTGCTGGCCGCGCTGGACGACGAGTCGTTCACCACCGAGCTGTCGCAGCACAACATCGAGCTGAACGTGCCGCCACGCCCGCTGGCCGGGAAGTCGGCGATCGAACTGGAACACGAGCTCGTCAGTTACCTGGCGGACGCCGACTCGCGCGCGACGACGGCCGGGGCGCGGCTGGCCGTGATCGGCATCCTGCCGACCCTGACCGAGGACCACTTCGACCAGAAGTGGATCACCGACAACACGCGCTACACCCTGCTCAACGACCAGATCTTCGCCGCCCGCGGCGAGAACATGACCCTCACCATGGACGGCGCGCCGCTCGGCGGGCACAACCCGGAGCGGTTGCGCACCCACTCGGAGTCGATCCTGCCCGAGGCCGCGTGCACCTCGGTCCAGTTGCACGTCCAGGTCGCGCCGGACGAGTTCGCCACCCACTGGAACGCGGCGCAGTGCCTGGCCGGGGTGCAGGTGGCGGTCGGCGCGAACTCGCCGTTCCTGCTCGGCAAGGCGCTGTGGCACGAAACGCGCATCCCGCTGTTCCTGCAGGCCACGGACACCCGGCCGGAGGAGCTGCGCAACCAGGGCGTGCGGCCGCGGGTGTGGTTCGGCGAGCGGTGGATCACCTCGATCTTCGACCTGTTCGAGGAGAACGTCCGCTACTTCCCCGGCCTGCTGCCGGAAACCGTGAGCGAGGACCCGCTGGACGCGCTCGACGCCGGGCAGGCGCCCAAGCTGACCGAACTCATGCTGCACAACGGGACGGTGTGGCGCTGGAACCGGCCGGTGTACGACGTGGTCGACGGCAAACCGCACCTGCGCGTGGAGAACCGCGTGCTGCCGGCCGGGCCGACGGTGCTGGACATGATGGCCAACGCCGCGTTCTTCTACGGCGCCCAGCGGGCGCTCGCCGAGGCGGAACGTCCGGTGTGGACACAGATGTCGTTCCAGGCGGCCGAGGAGAACCTCTACGCCGGTGCCCGCAACGGGTTCGACGCGCAGCTGTACTGGCCGGGACAGGGCTGGGTGCCGCCGGACGAACTGGTGCTGCGCGTGCTGCTGCCGCTCGCCGCCGAGGGGCTGCGCAGCGCCGACGTCTGCGAGGCAGCCATCGACCGCTACCTCGGCGTGATCGAGCAGCGCTGCCTGACCCGCCGCAACGGCGCGTGGTGGCAGCGGGCGACGGTCACCGCGGCCGAGGAGCGCGGCGCGGACCGCGAGACCGCGCTGAGCACGATGCTGGGGCGCTACCTGGAGCTGAGCCGCGGGGGTACGGCGGTGCACACCTGGCAGGTCGACCCTGAGTGA
- a CDS encoding TrmH family RNA methyltransferase produces MAQIVRTEDEGDPRLDDFRDLSTADRRPDRPGGRGLVIAEGTVVVRRLLASAYPPRALLGVDRRIAELAPDLADVPVPAYVTSAEVMAKVVGFHLNRGVLAVADRAPLPDADEILARSRVVAILEGVGDHENIGALFRNAAALGVDGVLLGAGCADPLYRRSVRVSMGNVLRVPFASLTPWPSALDRVRAAGFRVAALTPRPDSVSLRELASAGGRTALLLGSEGPGLTAGALAAADVAVRIPMSEGVDSLNVATAAAVAFYELAAAVN; encoded by the coding sequence GTGGCGCAGATCGTGCGAACCGAAGACGAGGGTGATCCGCGGCTCGACGACTTCCGGGACCTGTCCACGGCCGACCGGCGGCCGGACCGGCCTGGTGGGCGCGGCCTGGTGATCGCCGAGGGCACCGTGGTGGTCCGGCGCCTGCTCGCCTCAGCGTACCCGCCGCGGGCACTGCTCGGGGTCGATCGGCGGATCGCGGAGCTCGCGCCCGATCTGGCGGACGTGCCGGTGCCGGCCTACGTGACCTCCGCCGAGGTGATGGCGAAGGTCGTCGGGTTCCACCTCAACCGCGGGGTGCTCGCGGTGGCCGACCGCGCGCCGCTGCCGGACGCCGACGAGATCCTGGCCCGCTCGCGGGTCGTCGCGATCCTGGAAGGCGTGGGCGACCACGAGAACATCGGCGCGCTGTTCCGCAACGCGGCCGCGCTCGGGGTCGACGGGGTGCTGCTCGGCGCCGGGTGCGCGGATCCGCTGTACCGGCGCAGCGTGCGGGTGTCGATGGGCAACGTGCTGCGGGTGCCGTTCGCGTCGTTGACACCGTGGCCGTCCGCTCTGGACCGGGTGCGGGCGGCCGGGTTCCGCGTCGCGGCGCTCACGCCGCGGCCCGATTCGGTGAGCCTGCGCGAACTGGCCTCGGCGGGCGGCCGCACCGCGCTCCTGCTCGGTTCGGAAGGGCCCGGCCTGACCGCCGGGGCGCTGGCCGCGGCCGACGTCGCGGTCCGGATCCCGATGAGCGAAGGTGTCGATTCGCTCAACGTGGCCACTGCCGCGGCCGTGGCCTTCTACGAGCTGGCCGCAGCGGTAAATTGA
- a CDS encoding DUF2537 domain-containing protein produces MELRVRGDRAVLKGHGAAYTREIDPHSLALGVELADALHEWAQVAAALRRSSTGPGEAAAVVSRRGRQLAARVAGVMGTPVHYVDPVTGEQVVVPPPPRTEPPPRLFAGVGDEPTPWGTGLVAAGFVAAVVVVAMMALVVALAAETSGWLVLLAAVVVTAGIAPSLWLARKLPIIRWVALGAAAGVALSWFGVLAVVF; encoded by the coding sequence GTGGAATTGCGGGTCCGCGGCGACCGCGCCGTGCTCAAGGGGCACGGCGCCGCGTACACGCGCGAAATCGACCCCCACAGCCTCGCGCTCGGTGTGGAGCTAGCCGATGCGCTGCACGAGTGGGCGCAGGTCGCGGCGGCGCTGCGGCGGTCGTCGACCGGGCCGGGCGAGGCCGCGGCCGTGGTGTCCCGCCGCGGTCGGCAGCTCGCGGCCCGGGTGGCCGGGGTGATGGGCACGCCGGTGCACTACGTCGACCCGGTGACGGGCGAGCAGGTGGTCGTGCCGCCGCCCCCGCGAACCGAGCCACCCCCGCGGCTGTTCGCCGGCGTCGGTGACGAGCCGACACCGTGGGGGACCGGGCTGGTGGCGGCGGGGTTCGTCGCGGCCGTCGTGGTCGTCGCGATGATGGCGCTGGTGGTGGCGCTGGCAGCGGAGACCAGCGGGTGGCTGGTGCTCCTCGCCGCGGTCGTGGTCACCGCCGGTATCGCGCCGTCGCTGTGGCTGGCGCGGAAGCTGCCGATCATCCGGTGGGTCGCGCTGGGGGCCGCCGCCGGGGTGGCGCTGTCCTGGTTCGGCGTGCTGGCGGTCGTGTTCTGA
- a CDS encoding MmcQ/YjbR family DNA-binding protein encodes MEPLGPLREICLALPEVIERPSHGEPAWFVRGRRTFVMFADHHHDDRVAFWCAAPPGAQEEMTGAEPDRFFRPPYVGHRGWLGVYLDVPVDWDEIRAIVREAYRAVAPASLAARLQG; translated from the coding sequence ATGGAGCCGCTCGGGCCGCTGCGGGAGATCTGCCTGGCGCTGCCGGAGGTTATCGAGCGGCCCAGCCACGGGGAACCGGCCTGGTTCGTCCGGGGGCGCAGAACGTTCGTGATGTTCGCCGACCACCACCACGACGACCGGGTGGCGTTCTGGTGCGCCGCGCCGCCCGGGGCGCAGGAGGAGATGACCGGGGCGGAGCCGGACCGGTTCTTCCGGCCACCGTACGTGGGACACCGCGGGTGGCTCGGGGTGTACCTCGACGTGCCGGTCGACTGGGACGAGATCCGCGCGATCGTGCGCGAGGCGTACCGGGCGGTGGCGCCGGCGTCGTTAGCCGCGCGGCTCCAGGGCTGA
- a CDS encoding DUF2231 domain-containing protein translates to MKRILEAAESLRALDPTSTALARGLRKVIGRGTADRLLRGAWLGHPVHPLLVTLPIGAWISSVVLDLTGQPEAARRLVTIGLAATPPTVLTGLAEFSGLDRKQRRVGMVHAAANTLAAGCFLAANRSGRGAARAWTAAGLLAVSAGGALGGHLSYAQGAGVHRWSALEPRG, encoded by the coding sequence GTGAAACGCATCCTGGAAGCCGCCGAGTCACTCCGCGCTCTCGATCCCACCAGCACGGCGCTGGCGCGCGGCCTGCGCAAGGTCATCGGCCGGGGCACCGCCGACCGCCTGCTGCGAGGGGCCTGGCTCGGCCACCCCGTGCACCCGCTGCTGGTCACGCTGCCGATCGGTGCGTGGATCTCGTCGGTCGTGCTCGACCTCACCGGTCAACCCGAAGCGGCCCGTCGCCTCGTCACGATCGGCCTGGCCGCGACCCCGCCGACCGTCCTGACCGGCCTCGCCGAGTTCTCCGGACTCGACCGCAAGCAGCGCCGCGTCGGGATGGTCCACGCGGCCGCCAACACCCTCGCCGCGGGCTGCTTCCTCGCCGCCAACCGGTCCGGCCGTGGCGCAGCGCGCGCCTGGACCGCGGCCGGGCTCCTCGCGGTCAGTGCGGGCGGCGCGCTGGGCGGGCACCTGTCCTACGCGCAGGGCGCAGGCGTGCACCGGTGGTCAGCCCTGGAGCCGCGCGGCTAA